The following are encoded in a window of Castanea sativa cultivar Marrone di Chiusa Pesio chromosome 5, ASM4071231v1 genomic DNA:
- the LOC142635417 gene encoding uncharacterized protein LOC142635417, with translation MDDARRRAIIKQQAAKKKKGGDASKMDLSQTAPKRPSFERWDRHSKKQILVTGLPAGQGSGMVKPPPKLGIGKGKGLMTNPDPVKEKPPVLLREDPQYALCRIGSIIADNDYEDLRNHATEAMGETCLFSLTQGVLMAKGLLDRCLAQERALERVRAKAKATAEELDDLKLWRVRHEQKLTLSEQARENLEKDVELLRKTVKAHDDNIYQAKVDAIREYRDSDAFLMELGSSFSDGFDDCIRQVKASFPDLDLAHINIDAEAQTLAHPVDSEGTEELFGEVPGDDGVAKAGEETNAADSHQGCPEGPEETVTIQD, from the exons ATGGACGACGCCAGGAGACGGGCTATCATTAAACAGCAGGcggcaaaaaagaagaaaggtggTGACGCTTCAAAGATGGATCTGTCACAGACGGCCCCAAAAAGACCATCTTTTGAGAGATGGGACCGTCACTCCAAAAAACAGATACTTGTGACGGGTCTACCTGCCGGTCAGGGGTCCGGCATGGTGAAACCACCTCCCAAGCTTGGGATTGGTAAGGGTAAGGGCCTGATGACCAACCCGGACCCCGTGAAGGAGAAGCCCCCCGTCCTACTTCGTGAAGACCCCCAATACGCTCTCTGTCGTATTGGTTCCATCATAGCCGATAACGATTATGAAGACCTGAGAAACCATGCCACCGAGGCCATGGGGGAGACATGCCTATTCAGCTTAACTCAG GGTGTGTTAATGGCCAAGGGCTTGTTAGACCGTTGCCTGGCCCAGGAAAGAGCCCTTGAACGAGTACGTGCTAAGGCGAAGGCGACGGCAGAAGAACTGGACGATTTGAAATTATGGAGGGTCCGTCATGAGCAGAAGCTGACACTCTCCGAGCAGGCTCGCGAGAACCTAGAAAAGGATGTGGAGCTGCTCAGGAAGACGGTGAAAGCTCATGACGACAATATCTATCAAGCGAAAGTTGATGCCATTAGAGAGTATCGAGACTCCGACGCATTTTTGATGGAGCTTGGTTCTTCCTTTAGCGACGGGTTCGATGACtgcatccgtcaggtgaaggcgTCATTCCCTGACTTGGACTTAGCTCACATAAATATAGATGCCGAGGCCCAAACTCTGGCTCACCCCGTCGACTCTGAAGGGACGGAGGAACTCTTTGGCGAGGTTCCAGGTGATGATGGGGTCGCTAAAGCCGGCGAAGAAACTAACGCCGCCGATTCTCACCAAGGTTGCCCCGAAGGCCCTGAAGAAACCGTCACCATTCAAGACTAA